The Ricinus communis isolate WT05 ecotype wild-type chromosome 8, ASM1957865v1, whole genome shotgun sequence sequence gattaaatatttttgacatgtaattttgttatctcttattaatcaaattaaatttataatattttaaattttttgaaatattataagaaataataataattgaaactaagttaatataaaaattttaatataataaaacaccaatattactattaagaattatttgcttaattaataaaataaatgattaatttatatattaccgctatattatattatatcaaaaccataaaatatatattaaagttattgaaatatttataattttcttttgtcttttagatttatatttcatCCTATAGCAATACAAGCTTTAATTGGATTAAACCTTCTTTTCAACACTAATAAATTTGACATGCGACGTGTCGTGTGTGGTTATTTGACGTGCCATTCCCCCCTTCTTATCCAATctaatgatttttatattttttatgaaactaatttttaaaacaacattaatttttatcagtttattaaatgtaaaatcagtttattttctaaatttttttaatttcaataaaattaatataataatcaattagtaaattattacATGTAAGTAGATAATAGTTAAGAATTTATCTTAAAAGggttttcataatttattagtgaaagTACTTTGATATTCCTAATCCTACttgtacaagttatttaacgCTTTCCTAATCCTAATATGTTCTCCTAATCCTAAACATATTTGGTATaatatcattatatatatgtacatgATGAAGAAGGGCAAACAGTCTAAAGATTCTTACAAAAGTTGAAGAGGAGAAGatcaaagaaaacaaagaggTAAATGCTTTCCTAATCTTACTTATTCTTATGTGTTCTTTGTTTAAGTGTTTTATTCTAAACCTAATCTTCAGgctacaaaataaaaatctgtaatatatttttttacttcaaCAAACTTACTTTTTACCTTCTGTTATTTATGATTCTAAATCAAACATATAATGGTAagttgtatatatttatacacatACACATAATCATTGCTATGAACAAAGCTAgttatgaaattatatataatataattccCTTCTTTCTTGCAGTCCTGAGTTCCATTGCATCttgtcttcttctttgtgTTTTTGCTGGAGAATTAGTGTAAGAAAGAATGGGAACAGTGGCAGAGAATGGAGAAATGGATGCTAAGGCTCATGGGCAAGAAGATTTCAATGATCAGAACAATCTTGATGCTGGTGCTCGTTTTGTTCTCAAATCCAAAGGTGAGCCtcctatatataattaatccttctcttttcttttcgttttcttttttgtctgtttttatataatttaacacTCATATGATTTCGTTAACAGTacttttctatataaattatatcataTGTGATCTCATGTTTGACCTATCCATTAATATTCTAATGCTTTTGTCACCTTTTTCCTCCTTCTTTTCACTTTAGTTGTATAAGTACATAAAATCTAAGCTTCTTTATGGTCCAAGATAATTGCTTATAAGAGACGAATGAATGATGACAATATTTTGCattaattattacaattttctttttctttttgggtatgtgaaaatatataattaatggattaatttaaaaataataataataattgtacaGGAACATGGCTCCATTGTGGATACCATTTGACAACTTCAATTGTGGCGCCACCTCTTCTCAGTCTGCCTTATGCATTCAGATTTCTTGGATGGGGCGGCGGGATTTCATGTCTGATAATTGGAGCTCTCGCCACTTTCTATTCATACAATTTGCTATCTCTTGTTCTTGAACACCATGCACAGTTGGGTCTTCGCCAACTTCGTTTCAGAGACATGGCTAATCACATTTTAGGTGATTATTTCTCTTCCACATACTATTTAACTtgctttatctttttattcttattggATGATGATGGAAAAAaacaagtaaaaataaaatatgaaaagagtaaaagtaattatagaattagggaAAGAGATAGGATTCTGTTGGCCTTAATTATTGCACTACCTAACCAGGTTGATGcccaaaaaaacaaaaaaatttcacatATGCTAAaacttttctctttctctatctCACATGTATCCATTTGGCAGGACCAAGAATGGGCAGGTATTTTGTCGGTCCAATTCAGTTCCTGGTATGTTATGGTAGTGTTATTGCTTCCACACTTCTTGGAGGGCAATGCATGAAGGTGAGATTATTGCTgcaaaattaacataattttccttttgttaTAACCATTAAtccttatatttatttgtttaattaattgtacatCATTATCAATTGCCAGGCAATTTACTTGCTGTCAAATCCAAATGGGGCCATGAAGCTTTATGAGTTTGTGATCATCTTTGGCGGGTTAATGTTGATATTAGCTCAAGTCCCTTCTTTTCACTCTCTAAGGCATATTAACTTGATAGCCTTGATTCTATGCCTTGCTTATAGTGCCTGTGCCACTGCTGCTTCCAACCATATTGGTAAGTCTCTTATGGACCAAGTATCAGTGTGTTCAAgtataattatagaaaaataaaaatggtacATGCTGATGAAATTACTTGATGAACAGGAAATTTATCCAACGAACCAAAGGTTTATTCTCTGAATGGAGACCTACAGGACCGGGTATTTGGAGTCTTTAATGCCATTGCTATCATTGCTACAACTTATGGCAATGGAATCATACCAGAAATTCAGGTACGTATGTGAATTTGTGCATTTCCCTTCACTTCTGACAACACCTTGTTAGAAAGATGTCTTCTTGTATTAGATTTGAGGTTTATATTCATTTGATTAATGATTGCAGGCAACTATAGCAGCACCTGTAAAGGGAAAGATGTTCAAGGGACTGTGTGTGTGTTATACGGTAGTTGCAGTAACATTTTTTGCTGTTGCCATTTCTGGCTACTGGGCGTTTGGTAACCGAGCTGAAGGACTAATCCTTAGCAACTTTGTTAGTAATGGAAAGGCATTGGTGCCTAAATGGTTTGTTTTGATGACCAATATTTTCACTATTCTCCAACTATCAGCAGTTGCTGTGGTAAGAACCTCTTCTCTACTATTAATCTTCTGTGTCTTCTCGTTTTTTCTGGGTACTTCGGAAACTTTTACATAGAACTGGGGCTTCCAAGAAATCCTAAGCTTGGACCACTGGGCTCCTAACTAGCTTAATGGAGCTTTCCTTTAAAACGCTACTAAGTACATTGACCTGAACTCCTTGTTCTATTACAGGTTTACTTGCAACCAACAAATGAAGTGCTTGAACAAACATTTGCAGACCCTAAAAGTGAGGAGTTTTCTGCTCGTAACGTTGTCCCAAGAATTATTTCAAGGTCACTGTCAGTCGTCATATCAACTACAATAGCAGCAATGCTTCCGTTCTTCGGAGACGTCAATTCATTAATTGGAGCCTTTGGTTTCATGCCTCTGGACTTTATCTTGCCTGTGGTATTTTACAACCTCACGTTTAAGCCGTCGAAAAGGAGCCTGGTTTTCTGGTTGAATATAACCATTGCAACTGTTTTCTCAGCATTGGGTGTAATATCAGCAATTGCAGCCGTCAGACAAATAAGTCTTGACGCGAACACTTATCGGCTATTCGCTAATGTCTGATGCCATTTAGCAGCGCCAGTTGAGCTTTTTCCTTGGAAACCAGAACGGATTTAGTAATTAGTGATACTTGTTCTAAAGGAAATATGATCCATAGTCTTAGGTTCTTGTCTTACTTATATACTAAGGGTTCTTTTGTACCATATTACATTTCATAACTATTTTGTCCTAATGTATGAAAATTGAGGGAAGCTCTACacaaaaaattacatttcacaattactttctcttttctgattttattGTTCTTGTTCTATTTCTTGCTTGATTATCAAAATCTACGTAGAAACTAAAATCGCACGTTGCAAATAagtaactaaaataaatgGCATAAATATGTGATGAgccaattaataaaattcaaattctttcGTTAtcgtttttatattttttattttttattttttaattggttttctaagatattaaataaaacGTATGTTattgattttccttttcaaattcttttcaaCACGGTTTAATAACCAAAAGATTTagtgttttaaaaattacaaattggggtttcaaaaaatttatttttatttcttaaccGCGGCAATTCCGCTCTACAATTTATATCTCTATATAATTGCAAAAGTGTTCcatccttttatatttttgtggtAAAATTTCTATCTTGTGCTAAAAATTTTGCCTAACTTTGATGTATGTTTTATACATATACCAAATCTATAAATGATAGACACATATtccttaattttaaatgatggAATATGTATCAATCATCTAATACCAAAATGTAATACACTCGTACGAATTTGTCACTCTCATGTTAGTTGCAGTATATGCGCCAAGCCAAATCTTCAACTTTTGTGAATAGtttaacataattttattttactgcTTCACTTGcaacaaatacataaatttgagGTTCATCTCTTTGCCAAATTGGATATCAGATCACATGTAATATATAGTAGCATTTCTAAAACGACAATCATAGCAGTTCCGTTAACCATGTAATAATCCCTGCAGTCCGTTACTGTAATAATATGTATCAGAAGGACCTTCATTTCTCTATGACAGTTATTCTGCCActaattattaaaactaaaaggaaagaaaaaggaagtctAATCGGATAAGAAACATTACAGAAACAATTAACATAATGCCATAATTCAATTATCAGGAACTAGAGATCTTCAAATCTCAGCGACACTGACATTGATGTCAGGAGATACTTTTTCGTCTGAAATCTGCTGAGGCGACTGCACTACAGTTTGTCCACTTCCATTTTGAGGAACAGGCTTCATGTGTTGTTTTGTAATGATTGTGTTCTCTGCTTCAGCATTTCTGGGTTCCACAACTGGAGATGTTGGTGTGCAGTTCTCTTGATCACCACCACCATCTGTGATTCCTACAATTTGGATAGGGACTCTGACCATTTCCGTATTACCAGGCACACTGCAAGTTGAAGATTCAGAAGATTGCCTTAACTTGAGTTCCTTACTAATGTTCTGCTTGAAGCTGGCAACAATCAGCTAATAAATTCccaggagaaaaaaaaaaaaaagcaaaacaaCGTCAGAAATGGTGCAGAACAAGATTGTTTCTGAAACTAAAGATAAGAGAAAAGGCAGGGAGGACTTACTTGGATAGGACCTGATGCTATTAAAGAACCAACAACACCACCACCAAAAACTTGGCCATCAGGTTTTGCCAGTGTAACACTTAACACGCCAATTTTACGACGTGCAGTACTTGTCTCTCTAAATGTAAATGATCCTGACAGAGAAAGAATCTCAAAGTGGCCCTGCATGAAGggaaaaaaattgaagcaaAACCATCTTCATCAAGAACAAATAGAGCGCAAATAGAGTTAGAAAATATTGacacatcaaataaaaatgagttaaaaggagaaataaaacaaataaggGGCTCACTCTGCTCTCAGACCAGTGCCAGGATTAAGGGGTACGAGGCTGTTTCTAAGCCTCGAACCCCTAACCTCATTGAATAGGTCCTGAAAGGACTACAGATTCTAATAGAAAATATCAGAACTCCATTGGCTTCTTTAGTTAATTTGGAATTGGTGTTGGCTAGTTGAGCATCTGGGTTGTACTGTTTTAGAGAGCTTAGACAACACGGTTGCTAGAACTATGTAATAATCCAAGAATATAAAATGACTAATGGAGATAGAGATAGCTTTCTTGCCTTTGTATTAAGTTGCTAGTCTTCGCAGTTTGTGCACGGTTTCCAAACACTGTTGCCAAACACCCATCAAGCGCTTGTTTgacattattttcattttagaaaattgattttgattcttatttttaatagctATAGTTTGAATCCAACTattgtaagaaaaataaaaagtaaattatatatttttatataaaaagaaattcttgacTGTATTTGGTGTATGTCTTCACCTATATACTAAACAGATagatgataaaaaatttaaaattttaaaagccAGATATCCATAgcaatattaaatttcttttaatagtcTATTTGAACGaagattttcaaaatttttgaaaattttataaaatttttaacttatgtttaaaaagaaagtatcagttaattgataaaattttaagaaatttttaagCTTCTCGAAACTAAATCTCTAACTCACTTAATTAGTGAGctgaaaaatttataaattaaaaaatttttcatttattttttaagattcaatttttccaaatagAGTTAAACTAAAATCCTACCTTaccttcaattattttttataaaatctttattctcatttttttagtaaattgaAAACGTGCTATTTGCACGAGACTAGTGGAACAGACATGCAAGAACCATTTTTTTGTAACAAAGTATAATatttcaaaaggaaaagataaataaatttaaactgaAGCTATGTAGGAGGTgaaaaattatacaatataAAAGGGCAAAGAAAAGTGTTGAAGACACAAGTCTTCCTGCATTTCAGGAGGCTCTGGAATGAGAAAATACCTCACATCTCAGAAGTCCACCAGAAGAACCAGGTTGACGAATGATAACACATGAAACAACGCCAGTAGCAGAAAGAACGCAAACTGCTCGAGGACCCCTTTGGGCGAATGATGATATCTTGCTTACGATATCCTGACAGTGTGAGTAAATAATATCAGATTAAAGCCCAACAcgatgaagaagaagacaaGTCAGGAGAAATTAGCATACgaaaatagcaagaagatttcATTTTCTGGAAAATATGGAACTATATATACCTCTCCTGTATTCACAGTAATCACATGAGGAATTAAGATTCCTCCTGCTGTTTCTGCAGCAAAACCACCTGAACAAACACATTACAGCAAAATCACGTGAGCCTTCATATTCCTCAGGTGGAAGTTTATTGTCTAAATTAATAGGCAATTGAAGTGTTTTGAGTGCACTTGCTTGAAACTCAATTGAAAGACGGAAAATTCCAGACTCCTGAGTAGTTTCCAAGGTGGAGAGAAGTCAATTTATCAGATAAAGAACTGTTATGACCAAGAGAGACTTCATTTGAATCCAATTTCTCAGAAGATTATTAGCTCTTTGGCAGGCAGAATATTTAGCCCTTGAAAGAAAAGGCAAAGAAATTCCAAGACCACTTCAGACATCCATATccttatctatatatatacaatttttattgaaCAAATAAGTTCCTCTGTTTCAATTTTCTACTGTAATTGGTCAAATTAAACTATCTCTAAAAAGGAATTGACAATTTTCCCATCTAGATTATTTATGTATCTAAAATAAGcatgaacaaataaaaaaaaaaatagttacaTGAATTCAGTTTTCCAATCTAATAAATAGGATCATAAAGATGGCAACATACATAGCAATCATAATGTATGTATATACTAATTAGAAAGTGGTCTGattcatatttttcaattgtAAAAATTATGAAGCTCTCACAGAGTTCAAAGGATGACTGTCTCTTCTACAACTCGTGCTGAACGAGTAAAAAAAacagataaaattaatataaaaactcaCCAAGAGCAGCCAAGAGCTGCAATCTACCAGAACCACGAGGCCGccctcttcctctcttctcaCAGCTCCTCAAGAAATTAGAAGAAGAAGGTGACACATTCGACATTGTATTTTCATGATCCATTTgaatatgatgatgatgatgatgatgatcaaACTTCCTAGGTCtccctctttttcttttcactgtTATTTCAGCTCTGCGACTACTCACCCTTATATGATCACTTTCGAGATATGCCTCCACAGTGCCTCCACCGCAATCTTGACCCGCCTCCCTCACTTGTTGATCGTCCTCCTTAGTAGTAGCCGGAGACACCTGTGTGGCTGCTGATACAGTATTACTGTTATTATCTTCCATGCACAAAACCTTTCACGTATACctacatattatatattttataaaggagtaatatatgtaaattatatactgatcttgatatatatataaagaactAAATATGGGGAAggagaagaacaaaagatggagaaggaGAAGGGTGCTGAACTAAATAATAGACAGAATAAGGTAGAAAAGGCGCCATAAAGGAAACCTTGGGCTGGTTTCTTTTCTATATTCCATCAATGCCCTTTAATCTTTCAAACCTGAATAAGTAAGTACATTGGTTTTTAAGGAAATTTGTACAAGAAAAGAGAGTtttattacattttctttaggATTCTGtgttttgtattattataattatgattttaattttacggTTACagtatttatttgtttttactatatataaagGAGAGAATCTGtcttaattagtaaaataaaacagaTGTCTCtgatttatttagtaatagaataattatttgttttatttgatatctgattttcttaaaaatttaattttatgagattttatttccaaatatgaataaactatGATTTGTAAAAATCTTGAATATTAATTGGTGCTTCTATTATTGAAAGATGATTTTGAATTCAAACCAAGAATCGCCCTTTACCATTGAGAGGCcacttatatataattttatttattgaacgtaaatattaatagttggatttattattatttatttaataaaaaattaaatattattaaatttcaaataaaaataaatacttctaaaattacaacttgatatgatatttaaaagaaagtatttgttcaaatcttaatttatcttttatgaaataaattgatgcatttataattcaaattgGATTATTTCCAACTCTAGttctaattttgatatttcattgaatttatctaatttaactataaaggaaaagaaccctaaatattgaaaatctattaaaaagaTCCTAAAATATTGGATTGATgataatatatcaattatgtcatatttcatattttatgtattattagTCAAACTTTATacatatgaattttttaaaataaaaaaataagattctaagtttttaaataaaaaaaaattgtaatcaAAATAGCAATAGTCTGCCAACTAATTGTTTAacaa is a genomic window containing:
- the LOC8266998 gene encoding AT-hook motif nuclear-localized protein 9, whose product is MEDNNSNTVSAATQVSPATTKEDDQQVREAGQDCGGGTVEAYLESDHIRVSSRRAEITVKRKRGRPRKFDHHHHHHHIQMDHENTMSNVSPSSSNFLRSCEKRGRGRPRGSGRLQLLAALGGFAAETAGGILIPHVITVNTGEDIVSKISSFAQRGPRAVCVLSATGVVSCVIIRQPGSSGGLLRCEGHFEILSLSGSFTFRETSTARRKIGVLSVTLAKPDGQVFGGGVVGSLIASGPIQLIVASFKQNISKELKLRQSSESSTCSVPGNTEMVRVPIQIVGITDGGGDQENCTPTSPVVEPRNAEAENTIITKQHMKPVPQNGSGQTVVQSPQQISDEKVSPDINVSVAEI
- the LOC8266999 gene encoding GABA transporter 1 yields the protein MDAKAHGQEDFNDQNNLDAGARFVLKSKGTWLHCGYHLTTSIVAPPLLSLPYAFRFLGWGGGISCLIIGALATFYSYNLLSLVLEHHAQLGLRQLRFRDMANHILGPRMGRYFVGPIQFLVCYGSVIASTLLGGQCMKAIYLLSNPNGAMKLYEFVIIFGGLMLILAQVPSFHSLRHINLIALILCLAYSACATAASNHIGNLSNEPKVYSLNGDLQDRVFGVFNAIAIIATTYGNGIIPEIQATIAAPVKGKMFKGLCVCYTVVAVTFFAVAISGYWAFGNRAEGLILSNFVSNGKALVPKWFVLMTNIFTILQLSAVAVVYLQPTNEVLEQTFADPKSEEFSARNVVPRIISRSLSVVISTTIAAMLPFFGDVNSLIGAFGFMPLDFILPVVFYNLTFKPSKRSLVFWLNITIATVFSALGVISAIAAVRQISLDANTYRLFANV